A genomic segment from Salvelinus alpinus chromosome 8, SLU_Salpinus.1, whole genome shotgun sequence encodes:
- the clvs2 gene encoding clavesin-2, whose product MTHLQSGLSPETLEKAKVELKENPDTAHQDIQEVRDMIITRPDIGFLRTDDAFILRFLRARKFNHFEAFRLLAQYFEYRQQNLDMFKNLKATDPGIKQALKDGFPGVLTNLDRYGRKILILFAANWDQSRYTFVDILRAILLSLESMIEDPELQVNGFVLIIDWSNFTFKQASKLTPSMLRLAIEGLQDSFPARFGGIHFVNQPWYIHALYTVIRPFLKDKTRKRIFMHGNNLNSLHQLMHPEILPSELGGMMPPYDMGTWARTLLDHAYDEETEYCPESYSLSVKDLEKDLSPKAMKRSQSVVEPGVLKRPEKVKSEEENMQPLLSLD is encoded by the exons ATGACTCACTTACAATCCGGCTTGTCCCCAGAAACACTGGAGAAAGCCAAGGTGGAGTTAAAGGAGAACCCCGACACTGCACATCAGGACATTCAGGAGGTGAGGGACATGATTATCACGCGCCCAGACATTGGCTTTCTTAGGACCGATGATGCTTTCATCCTACGCTTTCTCAGAGCTCGGAAATTTAACCATTTCGAGGCGTTCCGCCTCTTGGCCCAGTATTTTGAGTATCGTCAGCAAAATCTGGATATGTTCAAAAACCTCAAAGCAACCGATCCGGGCATCAAGCAAGCTCTCAAAGACGGATTTCCGGGGGTGTTGACCAACTTGGACAGATATGGCAGGAAAATACTGATTCTCTTCGCTGCTAACTGGGACCAGAGCAG GTATACATTTGTGGACATACTGCGAGCTATTCTGTTGTCGCTGGAGTCCATGATCGAAGATCCAGAGTTACAGGTGAATGGATTTGTCCTGATCATCGACTGGAGCAACTTCACATTCAAGCAAGCCTCCAAACTAACACCGAGTATGCTGAGACTGGCCATAGAAGGTCTACAG GACAGCTTCCCTGCCAGGTTCGGAGGAATCCATTTTGTGAACCAGCCTTGGTACATCCACGCCCTTTACACCGTCATACGCCCCTTTCTGAAGGACAAGACGAGGAAACGG ATCTTCATGCATGGGAACAACTTGAACAGCCTTCACCAGCTCATGCACCCTGAGATCCTGCCCTCTGAGCTGGGTGGGATGATGCCACCCTACGACATGGGCACCTGGGCCCGCACCCTTCTGGACCACGCCTATGACGAGGAGACCGAGTATTGCCCCGAGTCCTACAGCCTGTCTGTCAAAGACCTGGAGAAAGACCTGTCTCCCAAAGCCATGAAGAG GTCCCAGTCGGTGGTGGAGCCCGGAGTGCTTAAACGGCCAGAAAAAGTGAAGAGCGAGGAGGAGAACATGCAGCCGCTGCTCTCGCTGGACTAA